The following proteins come from a genomic window of Corallococcus sp. NCRR:
- a CDS encoding PAS and helix-turn-helix domain-containing protein has protein sequence MDWSLTASLLAERDTRPIVVMDRRGRIELANGAFTSLLGRPREELLGRRWTDVCTPLEHGREVGQALRAIFTSAETRLETEVLTRDGERLSVELDVAAVGRPPLRLVAIVTRASAPRSVPERTAAPEAVRAQGSHRDLSYEISTELSSFGTLKAVWTSGEARQEEMVGRHCFGAFAHRDAPCLDCPLTAAAPASWPHTIVRQASELAEGYEVVTATPTGAGTARISVHTIGDETLSGLFEAKVRRMAHAARLSEREGDVLRYLALGRSPTDISTVLGITERTVKFHQANLLRKLGAETRYDLLRLFF, from the coding sequence ATGGACTGGTCGTTGACCGCATCGCTGCTCGCGGAGCGGGACACACGTCCCATCGTCGTGATGGACCGGCGCGGCCGTATCGAGCTGGCGAACGGCGCGTTCACGTCGCTGCTGGGCCGGCCCCGTGAGGAGTTGTTGGGGCGCCGCTGGACGGATGTCTGCACGCCCCTCGAGCATGGGCGCGAGGTGGGACAGGCGCTGCGGGCCATCTTCACCAGCGCCGAGACCCGGCTGGAGACGGAGGTGCTCACGCGCGATGGCGAGCGGCTGTCGGTGGAGCTGGACGTGGCCGCCGTGGGCCGCCCTCCCCTTCGGCTGGTGGCCATTGTCACCCGCGCCTCCGCGCCCCGCTCCGTCCCCGAGCGCACCGCCGCCCCGGAGGCGGTCCGGGCCCAGGGGTCCCACCGGGACCTGAGCTACGAAATCTCCACCGAGCTGTCGTCGTTCGGGACGCTCAAGGCGGTGTGGACGTCCGGAGAGGCGCGGCAGGAGGAGATGGTGGGCCGGCATTGCTTCGGCGCCTTCGCGCACCGCGACGCGCCCTGTCTGGACTGCCCGTTGACGGCGGCGGCGCCGGCCTCCTGGCCGCACACCATCGTGCGGCAGGCCTCCGAGCTCGCCGAGGGCTACGAGGTCGTCACCGCCACGCCCACGGGCGCCGGCACCGCGCGCATCAGCGTGCACACCATCGGGGATGAGACCCTCAGCGGCCTCTTCGAGGCGAAGGTGCGGCGCATGGCCCACGCCGCGCGGCTGTCCGAACGGGAAGGCGATGTGTTGCGATATCTCGCGCTCGGCCGCTCCCCCACCGACATCTCGACCGTGTTAGGGATTACCGAGCGCACGGTGAAATTCCACCAGGCCAACCTGCTCCGGAAGCTGGGAGCGGAGACGCGCTACGACCTGCTCCGCCTGTTCTTCTGA